The Phycisphaerae bacterium genome includes a window with the following:
- the dnaA gene encoding chromosomal replication initiator protein DnaA, producing the protein MTSISERAWNDILASVKASNPELARPWFAALQPLDMRHGVIRVNTTTPEQHHYLTHDCQQAFNSAAQSITGRLVTVHFVSPPTPAPRIEPLAFERETESIVLNGNYTFDNFVTGPCNRLAHAACVAVAENPGSVYNPLFLHGAVGLGKTHLLQAVCHHIRSQQPESKILYLSCETFTNHFVEAIERGALHQFRYRYRHVDALVIDDVQFLAARERSREEFFHTFNTLFQLQKQIILSADESPRDIPSLEDRLVSRFNSGLVTRLEAPCLETRMAIVSHKAKLRCADVPEDVVHFIAASVDSSIRELEGALTRVLAVAQQYGGTVDLGVAREALAQSPAAGNRRITISDILQMVTERYNVRLSDLQGKRRHRSLAFPRQICMYLARELTPLSLEEIGGHFGGRDHTTVLHAIRTISEQRSVDQELEANIRQITALLSKQKA; encoded by the coding sequence ATGACCAGCATCAGCGAACGTGCCTGGAACGATATTCTTGCCTCTGTGAAGGCCTCCAACCCGGAGTTGGCCCGCCCGTGGTTTGCCGCTCTGCAACCGCTCGACATGCGGCACGGCGTGATCCGGGTGAACACCACAACGCCAGAGCAGCACCACTATCTCACGCATGACTGTCAGCAGGCCTTCAACTCCGCCGCCCAATCAATCACCGGCCGCTTGGTAACGGTACACTTCGTGTCACCCCCGACACCGGCTCCGAGGATCGAGCCACTGGCTTTCGAACGCGAGACCGAGAGCATTGTCCTCAACGGCAACTACACGTTCGACAACTTCGTAACCGGCCCCTGCAACCGCTTGGCCCACGCCGCCTGTGTTGCCGTGGCGGAGAACCCGGGCAGTGTTTACAACCCCCTGTTTCTTCATGGCGCTGTCGGCTTGGGCAAGACCCACCTGCTGCAGGCCGTCTGCCACCACATCCGGTCGCAGCAGCCGGAGAGTAAGATTCTCTACCTGTCCTGCGAGACATTTACCAACCACTTCGTCGAGGCGATCGAGCGGGGTGCCCTGCACCAGTTCCGGTATCGCTACCGCCACGTTGACGCTCTCGTGATCGACGACGTCCAATTCCTTGCTGCCCGAGAGCGAAGCCGAGAGGAGTTCTTCCACACATTTAACACCCTCTTTCAGTTGCAGAAGCAGATCATCTTATCCGCCGACGAATCACCGCGGGACATTCCGAGCCTGGAAGATCGACTCGTGAGCCGCTTCAACTCCGGTCTGGTAACCCGACTTGAGGCTCCCTGCCTGGAGACTCGAATGGCTATCGTCTCTCACAAAGCGAAGCTTCGCTGTGCCGATGTCCCCGAAGATGTTGTTCACTTCATTGCCGCCTCGGTTGATTCAAGTATTCGTGAACTAGAGGGGGCCCTGACGCGCGTCTTGGCCGTGGCTCAGCAGTATGGCGGGACGGTAGACCTAGGAGTAGCCCGTGAGGCCCTGGCACAGAGCCCGGCTGCCGGCAATCGACGAATTACGATCTCTGACATCCTCCAGATGGTAACGGAACGGTACAACGTCCGCCTCAGCGACCTGCAGGGCAAGCGCCGCCATCGTTCGCTAGCCTTTCCACGACAGATATGCATGTACTTGGCTCGCGAACTGACTCCTCTGAGCCTGGAAGAAATTGGCGGCCATTTTGGCGGGCGCGACCATACTACCGTCCTGCACGCAATTCGGACAATAAGCGAGCAGCGCAGCGTTGATCAGGAGCTGGAAGCAAACATCCGCCAGATAACGGCCCTGCTAAGCAAGCAAAAAGCCTAA
- a CDS encoding MFS transporter, giving the protein MSQTKPVDYAAVSTKTPPGLGMGVRLSAMMFLQYAIWGIWAPILGLHLGALPGFQTPEGAADFGRIGLIYMTMPIASIIAPFIGGQIADRYFSAERFLAFSQLLGGVVLLVVSQLTTFAGVFIGMLVYNLLYAPTIALTNSITFQHWPNQQFSKIRVAGSIGWIVIGWIFTVWMAKLGHAFRTPAMGDCLYGAAILSIAYAGYALFLPHTPPSKQAGNPLAFLDAVKMLRNPAFAVMAVVSFFVAIELQLYFIWAQSFLKSGVGIPEGWVSTVLTAGQVCEMVMMVLLPLALLKWGFRATMAIGIAAWCLRDLVFAVGQPTSLVVGAVGLHGVGYAFFFTTIFMFADAIAPKDIKSSAQGFLASVTIGCGMLIGSLLAGPISTACDNQWSKIFLVPAILCAVCCVAFLIGFREKRDQAAVPA; this is encoded by the coding sequence ATGAGCCAGACCAAGCCCGTTGATTACGCAGCGGTTTCGACCAAGACCCCACCGGGTCTGGGTATGGGCGTCCGCCTTTCCGCGATGATGTTCCTCCAGTACGCGATCTGGGGAATCTGGGCCCCGATTCTCGGGTTGCACCTGGGGGCTTTGCCCGGCTTCCAGACCCCTGAGGGAGCGGCGGACTTCGGACGCATTGGCCTGATCTATATGACCATGCCAATCGCCTCCATCATCGCCCCGTTTATTGGCGGCCAGATCGCGGATCGCTATTTCTCGGCGGAGCGGTTTCTAGCCTTCAGCCAGCTACTGGGTGGAGTTGTCCTGCTGGTCGTCAGTCAGCTCACGACCTTCGCCGGAGTCTTCATCGGCATGCTGGTATATAATCTTCTATATGCCCCAACTATCGCCTTGACCAACTCTATCACCTTCCAGCACTGGCCGAACCAGCAATTCAGCAAAATCCGCGTCGCCGGCTCGATCGGCTGGATCGTCATCGGCTGGATCTTCACCGTTTGGATGGCCAAGCTCGGCCATGCCTTCCGGACGCCCGCGATGGGCGATTGCCTTTACGGCGCTGCAATCCTGTCTATCGCCTACGCGGGGTACGCTCTTTTCCTTCCCCACACGCCTCCCTCCAAGCAGGCGGGCAACCCGCTGGCTTTCCTCGACGCCGTGAAGATGCTGAGGAACCCCGCGTTTGCGGTCATGGCTGTGGTCTCGTTCTTCGTGGCCATCGAACTCCAACTCTATTTCATCTGGGCACAGAGTTTTCTGAAATCGGGGGTCGGGATTCCCGAGGGCTGGGTGAGTACCGTACTGACGGCAGGGCAGGTGTGCGAGATGGTGATGATGGTGCTCTTGCCGCTGGCTCTGCTGAAGTGGGGCTTCCGCGCAACCATGGCGATCGGTATCGCCGCGTGGTGTCTGCGAGATCTGGTCTTTGCGGTCGGCCAACCAACCTCTCTGGTGGTGGGAGCAGTCGGCCTACACGGCGTGGGTTACGCGTTCTTCTTCACGACGATCTTCATGTTCGCTGATGCGATCGCTCCCAAGGATATCAAATCCAGCGCCCAAGGCTTTCTGGCCTCGGTGACGATCGGGTGTGGCATGCTCATCGGTTCGCTGCTGGCCGGGCCGATCTCGACCGCCTGCGACAACCAGTGGAGCAAGATCTTCCTGGTGCCGGCGATCCTGTGCGCGGTCTGCTGCGTCGCGTTCCTGATCGGCTTCCGCGAGAAGCGCGACCAAGCTGCGGTTCCGGCTTGA
- a CDS encoding PmoA family protein: MYRPIFRAACNRRMAGLGAAMLCLPCILAGAAMAADLPQVTIDSTAVTLHLGGRPVGRYRYAEVPFKPYLQELRTPSGINILRDAPFDHLHHHSLMFAVAVEGVNFWEEKDGFGKQEHLAIRDVFAGHAGGLPCASFKEEVAWRAGGKGLLHETRAVRVLADPAGKASVVSWTAEFRELNPDGRTAGAGQPAVTLGGERYYGLGMRFITSMDGTGQFFNADGANGVDGTNDKRSRWCAYTAEADGKPVTVAMFDHPTNARHPANWFTMLEPFSYLCATLGLQHEKLALGRAASQPADQQAGAGPFRLTYGVAVWDGKVQPDEIERVYALWLKTTPAQETGESTNVKAK, translated from the coding sequence ATGTATAGACCGATTTTTCGAGCTGCATGCAACCGCCGGATGGCGGGTCTCGGGGCAGCGATGCTATGTCTGCCTTGCATCCTCGCGGGGGCCGCCATGGCGGCCGACTTGCCCCAGGTCACGATAGATAGCACGGCCGTTACGCTTCACCTCGGCGGCCGCCCGGTCGGGCGCTACCGGTACGCGGAGGTGCCGTTCAAGCCCTACCTGCAGGAGCTTCGCACGCCATCGGGCATCAACATCCTTCGCGACGCACCCTTCGACCACCTCCACCATCACAGCCTGATGTTTGCCGTGGCAGTCGAGGGGGTGAACTTCTGGGAGGAAAAGGACGGTTTCGGGAAACAGGAGCATCTGGCAATTCGCGACGTGTTCGCGGGGCATGCCGGCGGGTTACCCTGCGCGTCATTCAAAGAGGAAGTGGCCTGGCGAGCGGGCGGCAAGGGACTGCTGCACGAGACGCGGGCGGTCCGCGTGCTGGCCGATCCGGCGGGCAAGGCCTCGGTGGTGTCATGGACCGCCGAGTTCCGCGAACTGAACCCTGACGGGCGAACGGCCGGGGCCGGCCAGCCGGCCGTGACCTTAGGTGGCGAGCGATACTACGGCCTGGGCATGCGGTTCATCACCTCGATGGACGGAACCGGCCAGTTCTTCAACGCCGACGGTGCCAATGGCGTCGACGGGACCAACGACAAGCGGTCACGCTGGTGTGCCTACACCGCCGAGGCCGACGGCAAACCCGTCACCGTGGCGATGTTCGACCATCCAACCAACGCACGCCACCCGGCTAACTGGTTCACGATGCTCGAGCCGTTCTCGTATCTCTGCGCGACGCTCGGCCTGCAGCACGAGAAACTGGCCCTGGGCCGCGCGGCCTCGCAGCCGGCCGATCAACAAGCCGGTGCCGGGCCTTTCCGCCTCACCTACGGCGTGGCCGTGTGGGACGGCAAGGTACAGCCCGACGAAATCGAGCGGGTGTATGCTCTCTGGCTAAAGACAACCCCGGCGCAAGAGACCGGTGAAAGCACCAACGTGAAGGCCAAGTAA
- the asnB gene encoding asparagine synthase (glutamine-hydrolyzing), with protein sequence MCGIAGIIDFAGRLMDPDLLRNLCGCLAHRGPDDTGIWAAQTPGFSVGLAHTRLAVIDPTPDGHQPMTDPSHRRAIVYNGELYNYRELREQLPGPFETACDTEVALAACMHWGPEALRRFDAMWAMAYVDLERRSGHLSRDPMGIKPLYWTFHNHRLVFASELSTLCRIPEVRREIDPQAVALYLTLGWIPHPRTIFAGVQKLSPGHCLFFDARGPMNPEPFFRLNPLPAPPPAYADAVCELRRRVEEAVLAQRIADVPLGAFLSGGLDSSIVTACLARAGPTPVETFSIGYADHPRYDETEYAELVARHLGTRHHTFRLAFKDVLDAVEPVLNHLGEPFADSSLLPAALVSRYTRRHVTVALSGDGGDELFAGYWRYAGHHYLARYRRLPRVLRRGVIEPMLKLAPQARSNRLLDRLRQARKLLRGDLADPLGTHLAWARIIDQRQATELLGPERAAGAGEYLVNLYRDAPARLRADAAELTPLDRILLADLAIGLPADMLHKVDTASMLHSLEVRVPLLSVDVVNFAASLPIEYKLQGSIGKRILRDAFRDVLPEPILNRKKMGFEVPVGEFLRNELAPMYKDLVTKKALQDFGVRHEAAQRLYEAHCRRRADHTEILWALLVLCHWKSRKNQDGR encoded by the coding sequence ATGTGCGGCATCGCCGGGATCATCGACTTTGCCGGCCGGCTCATGGATCCGGATTTGCTTCGGAATCTCTGCGGTTGCCTCGCGCACCGCGGGCCCGATGACACCGGCATCTGGGCGGCCCAGACACCCGGCTTTTCAGTGGGGTTGGCCCACACCCGGCTGGCGGTGATCGATCCGACGCCCGATGGTCATCAGCCGATGACCGATCCCAGTCATCGCCGCGCGATCGTTTACAACGGCGAACTCTATAACTACCGCGAGCTTCGCGAGCAGCTTCCCGGGCCTTTTGAAACCGCTTGTGATACCGAGGTGGCGCTCGCCGCGTGCATGCATTGGGGCCCGGAGGCCCTGCGGCGTTTTGATGCTATGTGGGCAATGGCGTATGTCGACCTCGAGCGGCGGTCAGGTCATCTGTCGCGCGACCCGATGGGGATCAAGCCGCTCTACTGGACGTTCCACAACCACCGACTGGTCTTCGCCAGTGAATTGTCCACGCTTTGCCGCATACCGGAGGTGCGGCGGGAGATCGATCCGCAGGCCGTTGCGCTGTACCTCACGCTGGGCTGGATTCCGCATCCCCGCACGATCTTCGCCGGGGTGCAAAAGCTGTCGCCGGGGCATTGCTTGTTCTTCGATGCACGCGGGCCGATGAACCCGGAACCGTTCTTCCGCCTGAATCCTCTGCCCGCCCCACCCCCAGCCTATGCCGACGCGGTTTGTGAACTCCGGCGGCGTGTCGAAGAAGCCGTCCTCGCTCAGCGCATCGCCGATGTCCCGCTCGGCGCGTTCCTCTCGGGCGGCCTCGATTCCTCCATCGTGACCGCCTGTCTGGCCCGCGCCGGCCCGACGCCGGTCGAGACTTTCAGCATCGGCTATGCCGATCATCCACGATACGACGAGACCGAGTATGCGGAACTGGTCGCCCGTCACTTGGGCACGCGGCATCACACATTTCGCCTCGCCTTCAAGGACGTTCTCGACGCCGTCGAGCCCGTGCTGAACCATCTCGGTGAGCCCTTCGCCGACAGCTCGCTGCTGCCCGCTGCTCTGGTCAGCCGTTATACGCGGCGACACGTCACCGTGGCCCTCAGCGGCGATGGCGGCGATGAGCTATTCGCCGGGTACTGGCGCTATGCCGGCCATCACTACCTGGCCCGCTACCGCCGCCTGCCGCGCGTGCTTCGCAGGGGTGTCATCGAGCCGATGCTCAAGCTGGCGCCGCAGGCCCGCTCCAACCGCCTATTGGATCGCCTGCGGCAGGCGCGCAAGCTGCTCCGCGGCGATTTGGCCGATCCTCTTGGCACCCATCTGGCTTGGGCTCGGATCATCGATCAGCGGCAGGCGACCGAATTGCTGGGACCCGAGCGCGCTGCCGGCGCCGGCGAGTACCTCGTCAACCTCTATCGTGACGCTCCCGCGCGGCTGCGAGCGGACGCGGCTGAGCTGACTCCGCTGGACCGTATTCTCCTGGCCGACCTGGCCATCGGTCTCCCGGCCGACATGCTTCACAAGGTCGATACCGCCAGCATGCTGCACAGCTTGGAGGTTCGCGTGCCGCTGCTGTCCGTTGACGTCGTCAACTTCGCGGCATCGCTGCCGATCGAGTACAAGCTCCAGGGCTCGATCGGCAAGCGCATCCTCCGCGACGCATTCCGCGACGTACTGCCGGAGCCGATTCTGAATCGCAAGAAGATGGGATTCGAGGTACCCGTCGGCGAGTTCCTGCGCAACGAGCTTGCCCCAATGTACAAGGATCTGGTCACGAAAAAGGCCTTGCAGGATTTCGGCGTCCGCCACGAAGCCGCTCAGCGGCTATACGAAGCCCACTGCCGCCGCCGCGCCGACCACACCGAGATCCTCTGGGCACTCCTGGTGCTCTGTCACTGGAAGAGTCGGAAAAACCAAGACGGGCGATAA
- the dnaN gene encoding DNA polymerase III subunit beta — translation MQVTVNRNALVEVLNMAAPVAASRTPRELLKCVRLTTVDGSLLVGATDLEVALRGEVRQVEVKVPGAALVPADKLMQIARECPDETLNIESEELVCRIRGADSHFEIYGQDPKDFPPVPDLEGTPDVEVEGSVLTSLIERTLFAVAKENTRYAISGVLWETKGKRLSLVATDGRRLAEANGPVARSTGGDQRMIVPAKTMQVLQRVLPHVPEDTPVGVRFSSNQVVVRAGLFVVSSPLVEGQFPKYEDVIPKDSDKKITLSTPDFHSAVRRAALLASDESKGIRLAFDAGMLVLSSRTPEQGEATVSMRTDYQGQPLQIGFNPAYLAEALRVVSSPTVQMELKEGNRPGILRAGAEFLYVIMPVSL, via the coding sequence ATGCAAGTGACCGTCAACCGCAACGCGTTGGTCGAAGTGTTAAACATGGCTGCCCCGGTTGCAGCAAGCCGCACGCCGCGGGAATTGCTGAAGTGTGTCAGACTGACGACTGTCGACGGCTCGCTGCTGGTAGGCGCGACGGATCTGGAAGTGGCCTTGCGCGGCGAGGTGCGGCAGGTTGAAGTCAAGGTACCTGGGGCTGCGCTGGTACCGGCCGATAAGCTGATGCAGATTGCACGCGAATGTCCGGACGAGACGTTGAACATCGAGAGCGAGGAGTTGGTGTGTCGCATTCGCGGTGCGGACAGTCACTTTGAAATCTACGGGCAGGATCCGAAGGATTTCCCGCCGGTGCCTGATCTTGAGGGTACGCCTGATGTTGAAGTCGAGGGCTCGGTGTTGACGTCGCTGATTGAGCGAACGCTCTTCGCGGTTGCTAAGGAGAACACGCGGTACGCCATCAGCGGTGTCTTGTGGGAGACAAAGGGGAAACGGCTCTCGCTCGTGGCGACGGATGGTCGTCGGTTGGCAGAGGCAAACGGGCCGGTGGCGCGGAGCACCGGTGGTGACCAGCGTATGATTGTGCCTGCCAAGACGATGCAGGTCCTGCAGCGGGTGCTGCCGCATGTCCCGGAGGACACGCCGGTTGGGGTCCGCTTCTCGAGTAATCAGGTGGTGGTCCGAGCGGGATTGTTTGTGGTCAGCTCGCCACTGGTGGAAGGGCAGTTTCCAAAGTACGAAGACGTCATTCCGAAGGACAGCGACAAGAAGATTACGTTATCAACGCCAGACTTTCACAGCGCGGTCCGCCGGGCAGCTCTCTTGGCCAGTGATGAGTCGAAAGGTATTCGTTTGGCGTTTGACGCGGGGATGCTGGTACTGTCAAGCCGGACCCCGGAACAAGGGGAAGCAACCGTGTCGATGCGCACCGACTATCAGGGTCAACCGCTTCAGATTGGCTTCAATCCTGCCTATCTAGCGGAGGCACTTCGCGTGGTCTCCTCGCCGACAGTACAGATGGAGCTGAAGGAGGGAAATCGGCCGGGCATCTTGAGGGCAGGGGCCGAGTTCCTCTACGTGATTATGCCCGTCAGCTTGTAG
- the hemL gene encoding glutamate-1-semialdehyde 2,1-aminomutase, whose translation MAKQKSETDETQKNKKSQAAFTAALRVLAGGVNSPVRAFGAIGGVPRFIAKAKGATLTDLDGNDYIDYVCSWGPLILGHTDERVAAAASKALDKGWSYGAPTEAETRLAERIVEDFPSIERIRFVNSGTEAVMSAVRLARGFTGRDLVVKCEGCYHGHVDYLLVKAGSGLATFGTPSSAGVPTAMTANTLVVPYNDLGAAREVFERHGSRIAAFLVEPVAGNMGCVPPVDGYLAGLRQLCDEAGALLIFDEIVTGYRVSVGGAQEAFGVRPDLTCLGKIIGGGMPVGAYGGRADVMEKLSPVGPVYQAGTLSGNPLAMAAGLATLEALHEPGTYERLDTLATRLEDGLKAAAATAGVPAFVTRVASMCTLFFQVGPVTDYASAARSDTRAYAQFVHAMLERGVYLPPSQFETFFVSAAHTEEQIDQTLAAAAEAFQVLKPE comes from the coding sequence ATGGCCAAGCAGAAAAGCGAGACCGATGAGACACAAAAGAACAAGAAGTCGCAAGCCGCGTTTACGGCGGCCCTCAGGGTTCTTGCCGGCGGGGTGAACTCACCAGTCAGAGCCTTTGGGGCGATCGGCGGTGTCCCCCGGTTCATTGCCAAGGCGAAGGGAGCGACACTGACGGATCTCGATGGCAACGACTACATAGATTACGTTTGCTCCTGGGGGCCCCTGATCCTCGGGCACACGGACGAGCGCGTCGCTGCCGCCGCCAGCAAGGCTTTGGACAAGGGCTGGTCATACGGCGCCCCCACGGAAGCCGAGACGCGCTTGGCTGAGCGAATCGTTGAGGATTTTCCGTCCATCGAACGGATACGTTTCGTCAATTCCGGTACCGAAGCCGTGATGAGTGCGGTGCGGTTGGCGCGAGGCTTCACGGGCCGCGACCTTGTGGTCAAATGCGAAGGCTGCTACCACGGGCATGTGGACTACCTCTTGGTCAAGGCGGGTTCGGGATTGGCGACATTTGGCACCCCATCCTCGGCGGGGGTGCCGACGGCAATGACGGCGAACACGCTTGTGGTGCCATACAACGACCTTGGGGCTGCCCGTGAGGTGTTTGAGCGACACGGGTCGCGTATCGCCGCTTTTCTGGTCGAGCCGGTGGCGGGAAACATGGGTTGCGTGCCGCCAGTGGACGGATACTTGGCGGGCCTTCGGCAACTGTGCGACGAGGCGGGAGCCCTCCTGATTTTCGATGAGATCGTCACCGGCTACCGCGTGTCCGTAGGCGGAGCCCAGGAGGCTTTCGGGGTTCGGCCGGATCTGACCTGCCTCGGCAAGATCATCGGCGGCGGGATGCCCGTAGGAGCGTATGGTGGCCGTGCGGACGTCATGGAGAAGCTGAGCCCTGTGGGGCCGGTGTACCAAGCCGGTACGCTTTCGGGGAACCCATTGGCCATGGCCGCAGGACTAGCCACCCTCGAGGCGCTTCACGAGCCCGGAACATATGAAAGGCTGGATACCTTGGCCACTCGCTTGGAGGACGGTTTGAAAGCTGCTGCGGCCACGGCCGGCGTTCCGGCTTTCGTCACACGCGTGGCCAGCATGTGTACGTTGTTCTTCCAGGTCGGACCGGTCACAGACTATGCCAGCGCCGCCCGTAGTGATACGCGGGCCTATGCCCAGTTTGTGCATGCCATGCTGGAACGCGGCGTTTACCTGCCGCCCTCGCAGTTCGAGACGTTCTTTGTCTCTGCGGCCCATACAGAGGAGCAGATTGACCAGACGCTGGCTGCGGCCGCCGAGGCATTTCAGGTGCTCAAACCAGAGTGA
- a CDS encoding slipin family protein: MLKRVRVTKYQRGLLFKDGDFRGLLNPGVYWYSPLRRTRIEVAGILETRLAHPLLEILLADERLRAAVEVINLTDAQRALVWLDERLTYVLGPGRYAFWKEPYRLRIEIFDIAQVRLHKPELEALAGRPDIALWVNVIQVGPEEEALVFQNGTLIDRLRAGTYLYWKSTSFACRKVSLKELVADIAGQEIMTQDKVTLRLNLSVGYQVVDPVKAVSTVDDYAQAFYREAQLALRAAVGARTLDALLTDKQAVGQEIIEALSKRAAEMGLAVRNVGIRDIILPGDMKQLLNEVLAAEKRAQANLIKRREETAAARNQANTARLLAENPILARLKELELLQEILADSKPTFVFGNTNLLDQLRSLTGKPVGS; encoded by the coding sequence GAGTCACCAAGTACCAGCGGGGTCTGCTGTTCAAGGACGGCGACTTCCGCGGGCTGCTCAATCCGGGCGTCTACTGGTACTCGCCGCTGCGCCGGACGCGGATCGAAGTGGCCGGCATCCTGGAAACGCGGCTGGCGCACCCGCTACTGGAGATCCTGCTGGCGGATGAGCGACTGCGAGCAGCGGTTGAGGTGATCAACCTGACGGACGCGCAGCGGGCGCTGGTCTGGCTGGATGAGCGCCTGACCTACGTTTTGGGGCCGGGGCGGTACGCCTTCTGGAAGGAACCGTACCGGCTGCGGATCGAGATCTTCGACATCGCCCAGGTTCGGCTGCACAAGCCCGAGTTGGAGGCCTTGGCCGGCCGGCCGGACATCGCCCTGTGGGTCAACGTGATCCAGGTGGGTCCGGAGGAAGAGGCTTTGGTTTTCCAGAACGGGACGCTGATCGACCGGCTGCGTGCCGGAACGTACCTGTACTGGAAGAGCACGAGCTTCGCATGCAGGAAGGTGAGTCTCAAGGAGCTGGTCGCCGACATCGCGGGTCAGGAGATCATGACCCAGGACAAGGTGACGCTGCGGCTGAACCTGAGCGTGGGTTACCAGGTGGTTGACCCGGTCAAGGCGGTGAGCACGGTTGACGACTATGCTCAGGCCTTCTACCGGGAGGCTCAACTGGCCCTGCGGGCGGCGGTGGGCGCTCGGACGCTCGATGCCCTGCTGACCGACAAGCAGGCGGTTGGCCAGGAAATCATCGAGGCGTTGAGCAAGCGGGCGGCCGAGATGGGTCTGGCCGTCCGCAACGTCGGTATCCGGGACATCATCCTGCCCGGCGACATGAAGCAGTTGCTCAACGAGGTTCTGGCCGCAGAAAAGCGGGCTCAAGCCAACCTGATCAAGCGGCGTGAGGAGACGGCCGCGGCTCGGAACCAGGCGAACACCGCCCGGTTGCTGGCCGAGAACCCGATCCTGGCGCGGCTGAAGGAGTTGGAGCTGCTTCAGGAGATCCTCGCCGACTCGAAGCCCACGTTCGTGTTCGGCAACACCAACCTGCTGGATCAACTGCGGTCCCTGACCGGCAAGCCGGTCGGATCGTGA